Proteins from one Ananas comosus cultivar F153 linkage group 5, ASM154086v1, whole genome shotgun sequence genomic window:
- the LOC109710918 gene encoding protein HIRA-like, translating to MITEKPSWIRHEGLQIFSIDVQPGGLRFATGGGDQKVRIWNTKSMRKNHNNDHSSQRLLATLRDHFGSVNCVRWAKHGRYLASGSDDQVILIHERKPGSGTSEFGSKEPPDVENWKVVMTLRGHTADVVDLNWSPDDQTLASGSLDNTVHIWNMTNGMCTAVLRGHSSLVKGVAWDPIGSFIASQSDDKTVIIWRTSDWSLAHKTEGHWSKSLGSTFFRRLAWSPCGHFITTTHGFQKPRHSAPVLERGEWSATFDFLGHNAPVIVVKFNHSLFRKHFSNGQGLKAALAGGWTNGASKTPTKDQQPYNVIAIGSQDRTITVWTTASARPLFVAKHFFTQSVVDLSWSPDGYDLFACSLDGTVATFHFEVKELGHRLSDAELDELKRSRYGDVRGRQANLAETPAQLLLEAVSAKQTPTNKATSNAQQNEISVKTSVDLGNPAINQPIQNVPEAQQEDAKKTGASADGLNKIPSGCLSSPVKQREYRRPDGRKRIIPEALGVPSNQEALSSGPQSQLVDFSSLALEQQKDDKMLIGSNMVREASAKRFFSGSTDTNCTNCGGRERLGVMARANISESLVIEKTSDSTYNEGRTNIEYSGSLGLASSLTSDTLSIRVFNKKDDEDTLPVCLEATTVERAASDVIGLTNSFLSKETEIRCTKGTQTLWSDRISGKVTVLAGNTNFWAVGCEDGCLQIYTKCGRRAMPAMMMGSAAVFIDCDECWKLLLVTRRGLLYVWDLFSRTCLLNDSLASLVAPQVDSSAKDTGTIRVISVRFSRSGSPLVVLATRHAFLFDMSLKCWLRIADDCFPGSNYASSFSLSSTQSGELGKLQVDVGKFMARKPSWSRVTDDGVQTRAHLETQLAAALALKSPQEYRQCLLSYIRFLAREADESRLREVCESFLGPPISMIEAASADPKIPAWDPDILGMKKHTLLREDVLPAMATNRKVQRLLNEFMDLLSEYEAAGRDPDPMDVVPPPSTTATTV from the exons ATGATAACGGAGAAGCCGAGTTGGATTCGGCACGAAGGTCTTCAGATCTTCTCCATTGATGTGCAGCCGGGAGGTCTCAGATTTGCTACtggcggaggagatcaaaag GTTCGGATATGGAACACGAAATCAATGAGAAAGAACCATAATAACGACCATTCATCACAGAGACTACTGGCAACTCTCCGCGACCATTTTGGATCAGTTAATTGTGTGAGGTGGGCCAAGCATGGCAGGTATCTTGCTTCAGGTTCAGATGATCAGGTCATTCTAATTCACGAAAGGAAACCCGGATCCGGGACATCAGAGTTTGGCAGTAAAGAGCCCCCTGACGTAGAAAATTGGAAAGTCGTTATGACTTTAAGAGGCCACACTGCTGATGTG GTAGATCTAAATTGGTCGCCCGATGACCAAACATTGGCTAGTGGCAGTTTGGATAACACTGTTCACATATGGAACATGACTAACGGTATGTGCACCGCTGTATTGAGAGGGCATTCAAGCTTAGTCAAAGGAGTTGCCTGGGATCCCATTGGTTCTTTTATTGCTAGCCAATCAGATGACAAAACGGTAATCATATGGCGAACCAGTGATTGGAGTCTTGCGCATAAGACGGAGGGGCATTGGTCAAAATCA CTAGGTTCAACCTTTTTTAGGCGGCTTGCATGGTCACCTTGTGGCCACTTTATTACTACGACTCATGGTTTTCAGAAACCAAGGCATTCTGCTCCTGTGTTAGAAAGAGGCGAATGGTCTGCTACCTTTGACTTTCTAGGACACAATGCCCCCGTTATTGTGGTGAAGTTTAACCATTCATTATTTCGTAAGCACTTCTCTAATGGTCAAGGCTTGAAGGCTGCACTTGCTGGAGGATGGACCAATGGAGCATCAAAGACACCAACAAAGGACCAACAGCCCTACAATGTGATTGCTATCGGAAGTCAAGATCGCACGATTACTGTTTGGACAACAGCAAGCGCTCGCCCCTTGTTTGTTGCCAAGCATTTTTTTACACAAAGTGTCGTTGATTTGTCATG GAGTCCGGATGGGTATGATCTATTTGCCTGCTCATTGGATGGGACAGTGGCTACTTTTCATTTTGAAGTGAAGGAATTAGGGCACAGATTGAGTGATGCTGAGCTTGACGAGTTGAAGAGAAGTAGATATGGGGATGTGAGAGGGAGGCAAGCAAACTTGGCTGAAACCCCTGCACAGCTCCTATTAGAAGCAGTCTCAGCAAAGCAAACACCCACTAATAAAGCAACTTCCAATGCCCAGCAAAATGAAATATCCGTGAAAACTTCTGTTGATTTGGGGAATCCAGCGATCAATCAACCAATTCAGAATGTTCCAGAAGCCCAACAAGAAGATGCCAAGAAAACAGGAGCTTCTGCTGATGGGTTAAACAAAATCCCATCTGGCTGTCTATCTAGTCCGGTTAAACAAAGAGAATACCGTCGTCCAGATGGGCGAAAAAGAATAATTCCAGAAGCACTTGGAGTTCCTTCCAACCAAGAAGCTCTTTCTAGTGGTCCTCAATCTCAACTGGTTGATTTTTCATCGTTAGCCTTGGAACAGCAAAAGGATGATAAAATGCTTATTGGCAGTAATATGGTAAGAGAAGCTTCTGCCAAAAGATTTTTCAGTGGAAGCACTGATACAAATTGCACCAATTGCGGGGGTAGGGAGCGGTTGGGTGTCATGGCTAGGGCTAATATCAGCGAAAGTCTTGTTATAGAGAAGACTTCAGATTCAACTTATAATGAGGGAAGGACGAACATAGAATACTCAGGTTCGCTAGGATTGGCGAGCTCGTTGACTTCTGATACTCTTTCTATTCGTGTATTTAACAAGAAGGATGATGAGGATACTTTGCCAGTTTGTTTGGAGGCTACAACAGTAGAACGAGCTGCAAGCGATGTAATCGGTCTTACTAATTCATTTTTATCAAAAGAAACTGAAATTAGATGCACTAAAGGAACTCAAACCCTTTGGTCGGATCGTATATCTGGAAAAGTAACTGTTTTGGCTGGTAACACCAACTTTTGGGCTGTTGGTTGTGAAGATGGCTGCCTacag ATTTACACAAAATGTGGAAGACGAGCGATGCCGGCAATGATGATGGGGTCTGCAGCAGTTTTTATAGATTGCGACGAGTGTTGGAAGCTACTTCTCGTCACAAGAAGAGGGCTCTTGTATGTCTGGGATCTTTTCAGCAGAACTTGTCTTCTTAATGACTCTTTAGCTTCTCTTGTCGCCCCGCAAGTGGACTCATCTGCAAAAGATACTG GCACAATTAGGGTTATATCTGTGAGGTTCTCTAGATCTGGTTCACCATTGGTTGTTCTTGCTACTCGCCATGCTTTCCTTTTTGACATGAGCCTCAAGTGCTGGTTGAGGATAGCCGATGATTGTTTTCCTGGTTCAAATTATGCCAGCTCTTTTAGTTTGAGCTCTACTCAAAGTGGCGAGCTGGGCAAATTGCAAGTGGATGTGGGAAAGTTCATGGCTAGAAAGCCAAGTTGGAGCAG GGTGACAGATGATGGGGTGCAGACACGGGCTCATTTAGAGACTCAGCTTGCAGCAGCATTGGCCTTAAAGTCACCTCAAGAGTATCGACAATGTCTCCTTTCCTACATACGTTTCTTGGCAAG AGAAGCTGACGAGTCCCGTTTGCGTGAGGTCTGTGAGAGCTTTCTCGGACCTCCCATCAGCATGATTGAAGCTGCTTCTGCTGATCCTAAAATCCCAGCTTGGGATCCTGATATTCTT GGAATGAAAAAGCACACACTTCTAAGAGAAGATGTCCTTCCAGCCATGGCAACAAACCGAAAAGTCCAACGACTCCTCAACGAGTTCATGGACCTTCTATCAGAATATGAAGCTGCTGGAAGAGATCCAGATCCAATGGATGTTGTGCCACCACCGAGCACCACTGCCACCACCGTATGA